In Oryza sativa Japonica Group chromosome 2, ASM3414082v1, the following are encoded in one genomic region:
- the LOC4328383 gene encoding cBL-interacting protein kinase 26: MDDRRTILMDRYEIGRQLGQGNFAKVYYARNLTSGQAVAIKMIDKEKVTRVGLMVQIKREISIMRLVKHPNILQLFEVMASKSKIYFVLEYAKGGELFKKISKGKFSEDVARRYFHQLISGIDYCHSRGVYHRDLKPENLLLDENESLKVSDFGLSALSESKRHDGLLHTTCGTPAYVAPEVLSRRGYDGAKADIWSCGVILFVLVSGYLPFHDTNLIEMYRKIAKAEYKCPRSFSAELKDLLYKILDPDPSTRISIPKIKRSAWYRKSSDVNALKSKHETGDKVYKGEATTSDTTECSIFEGNRASSRDKVYTNGEATTSDSPECSNSDGKQASLSLPNLNAFDIISLSTGFDLSNLFEERYGRREERFTTRQPAAAIFAKLNELARRFKLKIKKKENGVLRLVAPKEGIKGLLELDAEVFELAPSFHLVEFKKSNGDTIEYQKLMKEDIRPALKDIVWAWQGGQHQQPEQSMQGMQGEQQPSRLPSQQPQG, translated from the coding sequence ATGGATGACAGGAGGACAATTTTGATGGATCGCTATGAAATAGGTAGGCAGTTAGGACAGGGAAATTTTGCCAAGGTATATTATGCTCGGAATCTCACAAGCGGACAGGCCGTTGCAATAAAGATGATTGATAAGGAGAAGGTAACAAGGGTTGGGCTAATGGTGCAGATAAAGAGGGAGATTTCAATAATGAGATTAGTAAAGCATCCAAACATTCTTCAGCTTTTTGAGGTGATGGCAAGCAAGAGCAAAATTTACTTTGTTTTGGAGTATGCTAAAGGCGGTGAACTTTTCAAGAAAATATCCAAGGGAAAGTTCAGTGAAGATGTTGCGAGGCGGTATTTCCATCAGTTGATCAGTGGTATAGACTACTGCCACAGCCGGGGTGTTTATCACCGTGATTTGAAGCCAGAAAACCTACTTCTAGATGAGAATGAGAGCTTAAAAGTCTCGGATTTTGGTTTAAGTGCCCTTTCTGAGTCCAAGAGACATGATGGCCTCCTTCATACCACCTGTGGAACTCCAGCTTATGTTGCTCCTGAAGTTCTTAGTAGGAGAGGCTACGACGGTGCGAAGGCTGATATATGGTCTTGTGGAGTAATTCTGTTTGTGCTTGTATCTGGCTACCTTCCTTTCCATGACACAAATCTTATAGAGATGTATAGAAAGATTGCCAAAGCTGAATACAAATGCCCTCGTTCCTTTTCTGCTGAGTTGAAGGATCTGCTATATAAGATACTTGATCCAGATCCAAGTACTAGAATTTCTATCCCGAAGATAAAGAGAAGCGCTTGGTACAGAAAATCCAGTGATGTAAATGCACTGAAGAGCAAACATGAAACAGGAGACAAGGTGTATAAGGGTGAAGCCACAACCTCTGACACAACAGAATGCAGTATTTTTGAGGGAAATCGTGCGTCATCAAGAGACAAAGTGTACACTAATGGTGAAGCCACAACCTCTGACTCACCAGAATGTAGTAATTCCGATGGAAAGCAAGCTTCATTAAGCCTCCCGAACTTGAACGCGTTTGACATCATTTCTCTGTCTACCGGGTTTGACTTATCCAATTTGTTTGAAGAAAGATATGGCCGGAGGGAAGAGAGATTTACCACTAGGCAACCGGCGGCAGCTATATTTGCTAAGCTAAATGAATTGGCCAGACGCTTCAAgctcaaaattaagaaaaaagaaaatggggTTCTGAGGTTGGTAGCACCAAAGGAAGGAATAAAAGGATTACTTGAGCTTGATGCTGAGGTTTTTGAGCTTGCTCCATCTTTCCATTTAGTTGAATTTAAAAAGTCCAATGGGGACACTATAGAATATCAAAAGCTCATGAAGGAAGATATAAGGCCTGCACTTAAGGATATAGTTTGGGCATGGCAAGGAGGTCAGCACCAGCAACCTGAGCAATCTATGCAAGGAATGCAAGGAGAGCAGCAGCCGTCACGTTTACCATCACAGCAGCCACAGGGCTAA
- the LOC4328384 gene encoding formin-like protein 10 precursor, protein MAMKRVVFLLLLVAASALVKSSRGGGGGEEKLGKFYGWRRHLSSGPAASSLVLSGDLVDKIWSVCLQDIVSPEDTFGFGESFAWDELSSHSTEDELKATLFMELMALLPPEKSSFTYDCIRANCFSLGVPQIFSVALSNYLESQKSLVGSNFYPRRRLVDKLIGDAPSMAPAFAPSMSSGGEVHSPLSVAEAPLTPSNSLNMEPPSPYYPSKSAHKHQGVAPPVSPSEEYHDYMKVVLIAVLPTAALSFLAAFLCFYCCGCNKSKVSVGEQRDDHPLLHLQFSNLPGSSPDVHVPASPLHKDDHGVRPSNAGVSMSKCFPCCFKTSSDATTPTLVTGGTQENNATSDAPKLMPPPPPPPPPPPPPPPPPPPRPPPPPPPIKKGAPPPAPPKATMARFPKLSPTESSRSEESSASELASESSETEVNAPRAKLRPFYWDKVLANPDQSMAWHDIKFGSFHVNEEMIEELFGYGAGNQNNVKDKEISIADPSPQHVSLLDVKKSCNLAVVFKAMNVRAEEIHDALVEGNELPRLLLETILRMKPTDEEEQKLRLYNGDCSQLGLAEQVMKALIDIPFAFERIRALLFMSSLQEDASSLRESFLQLEAACGELKHRLFLKLLEAILKTGNRLNDGTFRGGANAFKLDTLLKLSDVKGADGKTTLLHFVVQEIIRSEGVREARLAMENGRSPPFPSTSDDNSNESLQEDGNYYSNLGLKIVSGLSNELDNVKRVAALDADALSTSVANLRHELLRAKEFLNSDMASLEENSGFHRSLESFIEHAETETNFLLKEDKRLRMLVKRTIRYFHGNDEKDDGFRLFVIVRDFLVMLDKACKEVGASQKKATNKSQANGNSNNPSSQSNPQEQQFPAVLDHHFDSSDSND, encoded by the exons ATGGCTATGAAGAGAGTGGTGTTTCTGTTGCTGCTTGTGGCGGCATCTGCATTGGTGAAGTCgtcaagaggaggaggaggaggggaggagaagttGGGGAAGTTCTATGGATGGCGGCGCCATCTTTCTTCTGGACCAGCTGCCTCTTCGTTGGTTCTCAGTGGGGATCTC GTAGACAAAATATGGTCAGTTTGCTTACAAGACATAGTTAGCCCAGAGGATACATTTGGCTTTGGGGAATCATTTGCCTGGGATGAGTTATCGAGTCATTCCACGGAAGATGAACTGAAGGCAACACTGTTCATGGAACTTATGGCTCTTCTTCCACCTGAGAAATCTTCTTTTACTTATGATTGTATCCGTGCAAACTGCTTCAGCCTGGGTGTTCCACAAATATTCAGTGTTGCACTGAGCAACTATCTTGAGAGCCAGAAATCATTGGTCGGTTCAAACTTCTATCCGAGACGGCGTTTGGTAGATAAACTGATCGGAGATGCTCCTTCCATGGCTCCAGCTTTCGCACCATCCATGTCCTCTGGCGGTGAAGTTCACTCTCCCCTCTCTGTGGCGGAGGCACCACTTACACCTTCCAACTCTCTGAACATGGAACCTCCCAGCCCATATTATCCCAGTAAATCTGCACACAAGCATCAGGGAGTGGCACCTCCAGTTTCACCTTCagaggagtatcatgactacaTGAAAGTAGTCTTGATCGCTGTTCTTCCAACAGCCGCACTCTCATTCCTAGCTGCATTTCTATGTTTCTACTGCTGTGGATGCAACAAAAGCAAGGTCTCGGTTGGCGAGCAACGAGATGACCATCCTCTTCTTCACTTGCAGTTCTCTAACTTGCCTG GTTCGTCACCTGATGTGCATGTTCCTGCCAGCCCGCTTCATAAGGATGATCATGGGGTTAGGCCATCCAATGCTGGTGTAAGCATGAGCAAGTGCTTTCCATGTTGTTTTAAAACCTCAAGTGATGCCACAACACCTACACTAGTAACTGGAGGAACACAGGAGAACAATGCCACAAGTGATGCCCCTAAACTGATGCCTCCgccacccccacctcctccacctccacctccacctccccctccacctcctccgcgtccacctcctccgcctccacctatCAAGAAGGGTGCTCCACCACCTGCACCTCCTAAAGCCACCATGGCAAGATTTCCTAAGCTGTCACCTACAGAGTCAAGTCGTTCTGAAGAGTCATCTGCAAGCGAGCTGGCCAGTGAATCGTCTGAAACTGAGGTGAATGCTCCAAGAGCCAAGCTCCGGCCTTTCTATTGGGATAAAGTTCTTGCTAATCCTGATCAGTCAATGGCCTGGCATGACATCAAATTTGGTTCTTTTCa TGTGAACGAGGAGATGATAGAAGAATTGTTTGGTTATGGTGCTGGCAACCAAAACAATGTCAAGGACAAGGAAATTTCCATTGCAGATCCTTCACCTCAGCATGTTTCTCTTCTTGATGTTAAGAAATCATGCAATCTGGCAGTTGTTTTTAAGGCAATGAATGTGAGGGCAGAGGAAATTCATGATGCTCTGGTTGAAG GGAATGAACTTCCTAGATTACTTCTTGAGACAATCTTGAGGATGAAACCGACTGATGAGGAGGAACAGAAACTCAGGCTTTATAATGGGGACTGCTCGCAGCTAGGCCTAGCAGAACAAGTGATGAAGGCACTAATTGATATTCCTTTTGCTTTCGAGAGGATTAGAGCTTTGCTTTTCATGTCCTCTTTGCAGGAAGATGCTTCAAGTCTAAGGGAATCATTCCTCCAATTGGAG GCTGCTTGCGGTGAACTCAAGCACCGCCTTTTTCTGAAACTACTAGAAGCCATTCTCAAAACTGGAAATCGTTTGAATGATGGGACGTTCCGTGGTGGTGCTAACGCGTTCAAACTTGACACTCTTCTTAAGTTATCAGATGTCAAGGGAGCTGATGGGAAGACCACATTGCTGCACTTTGTTGTTCAAGAGATCATTCGATCTGAAGGTGTTCGCGAAGCAAGACTCGCCATGGAAAATGGAAGAAGTCCACCATTTCCTAGTACTTCGGATGACAATTCCAATGAATCTCTACAGGAGGATGGCAATTACTACTCCAACCTTGGCCTTAAGATTGTATCAGGGCTTAGTAATGAGCTGGACAATGTCAAGAGAGTAGCAGCACTGGATGCTGATGCTTTGTCTACAAGTGTGGCAAATCTGCGACACGAATTATTGAGAGCCAAAGAATTCCTGAACTCCGACATGGCATCGCTAGAAGAGAACAGTGGATTCCACCGCTCGTTAGAAAGTTTCATAGAACATGCAGAGACTGAGACCAATTTTCTCCTGAAAGAAGACAAGAGATTGAGGATGTTAGTGAAGAGAACGATTCGATATTTCCATGGAAATGATGAGAAAGATGACGGTTTTCGCCTGTTCGTCATTGTAAGAGATTTTCTGGTGATGCTAGATAAGGCATGCAAGGAGGTTGGTGCTTCACAAAAGAAGGCAACAAATAAATCTCAAGCCAATGGCAACTCTAATAACCCATCATCCCAGTCAAATCCTCAGGAGCAACAGTTTCCTGCTGTTTTGGATCATCATTTTGATAGCTCAGACTCTAATGATTGA
- the LOC4328385 gene encoding zinc finger CCCH domain-containing protein 13 isoform 1 (isoform 1 is encoded by transcript variant 1): MLGPPRRGPAYKTKLCALWQRGNCNRDTCSFAHGHGDIRRPPSSRGAFTHHPGRRDYRAGDFRGRIDRRFSPRRRHSPGRESRGHRPLYDRRPSSRERDSSYSRSPSRKSERRHEKKTDDGETNSSRSLSLSDNNDEKKKDKFSSGDEKEDHEKQLKQIRLDMEALRDDKTQMEVILDEKIDEVRKISSKVNDLEVQLRREKDECHRMTSKMKKFIKAHARFLKAQEEVKRSQARFERLGDLLASDILKRGANEEGSSVNEDLNERSPNTAATKKRSIPYSTSEEAKAVKKRRERDSDTMTRSDKYRSDVTDFDKTSKGTEATKSLYLKKKLWEDEKSKLGANIFTEKVKGSPVRHVLPSTGMAAHAIDDLNEAIELEDRHESIDALLENDADDKTRSPAIPLQPPPVVQNAYEQYEGDDEEVDVE, encoded by the exons atgctgggccctcctcgccgcgggcCGGCGTACAAGACGAAGCTGTGCGCGCTGTGGCAGCGCGGCAACTGCAACCGCGACACCTGCAGCTTCGCCCACGGCCACGGCGacatccgccgcccgccgtcctccCGCGGCGCCTTCACGCACCACCCGG GGAGAAGAGATTATAGAGCCGGTGATTTCAGAGGCAGGATTGATAGGAGGTTTTCACCTCGGAGGAGGCATTCCCCTGGAAGAGAGTCCAGGGGTCATCGTCCCCTTTATGATAGAAGGCCATCTTCTCGAGAAAGAG ATTCTAGCTATTCACGATCTCCTAGCAGGAAGAG TGAGAGGAGGCATGAAAAGAAGACTGACGATGGAGAAACCAACTCATCTAGGAGTTTAAGTCTCTCTGATAACAAcgatgaaaagaaaaaggacaaaTTCTCAAGTGGTGATGAGAAAGAAGACCACGAAAAGCAG CTGAAACAAATACGGCTGGATATGGAGGCTTTGCGTGACGATAAAACTCAGATGGAG GTCATTTTGGATGAGAAGATAGATGAAGTGCGCAAGATCTCTAGCAAAGTTAATGATCTTGAGGTGCAGCTTAGAAGGGAGAAAGATGAATGCCATAG GATGACCTCAAAGATGAAGAAGTTTATTAAAGCTCATGCTCGGTTTTTGAAGGCACAAGAAGAAGTGAAAAG GTCACAAGCTCGTTTCGAGAGGCTTGGTGATTTGCTTGCTTCAGATATTTTGAAGCGTGGTGCTAATGAAGAGGGGTCCAGTGTCAATGAAGACCTAAACGAAAGGAGTCCTAATACTGCAGCAACTAAAAAGAGATCAATCCCATACTCAACAAGTGAAGAAGCGAAAGCTG tgaagaagagaagagagcgaGACTCTGATACAATGACTAGGTCAGATAAATATAGGTCAGATGTTACAGATTTTGATAAAACAAGTAAGGGGACTGAGGCAACCAAGTCTTTATATTTGAAGAAGAAATTATGGGAAGATGAAAAAAGTAAGCTAGGAGCCAACATTTTCACAGAAAAG GTCAAAGGTTCTCCCGTCAGACATGTTTTGCCCTCCACTGGCATGGCTGCTCATGCTATTGATGATCTCAACGAAGCTATTGAACTGGAGGACAGACATGAATCCATAGACGCATTACTAGAAAATGATGCTGATGACAAAACTAGATCACCTGCTATTCCCCTGCAGCCACCACCAGTGGTACAGAATGCTTATGAGCAG TATGAGGGTGATGACGAGGAAGTCGATGTGGAATAA
- the LOC4328385 gene encoding zinc finger CCCH domain-containing protein 13 isoform 2 (isoform 2 is encoded by transcript variant 2): MLGPPRRGPAYKTKLCALWQRGNCNRDTCSFAHGHGDIRRPPSSRGAFTHHPEGRRDYRAGDFRGRIDRRFSPRRRHSPGRESRGHRPLYDRRPSSRERDSSYSRSPSRKSERRHEKKTDDGETNSSRSLSLSDNNDEKKKDKFSSGDEKEDHEKQLKQIRLDMEALRDDKTQMEVILDEKIDEVRKISSKVNDLEVQLRREKDECHRMTSKMKKFIKAHARFLKAQEEVKRSQARFERLGDLLASDILKRGANEEGSSVNEDLNERSPNTAATKKRSIPYSTSEEAKAVKKRRERDSDTMTRSDKYRSDVTDFDKTSKGTEATKSLYLKKKLWEDEKSKLGANIFTEKVKGSPVRHVLPSTGMAAHAIDDLNEAIELEDRHESIDALLENDADDKTRSPAIPLQPPPVVQNAYEQYEGDDEEVDVE; this comes from the exons atgctgggccctcctcgccgcgggcCGGCGTACAAGACGAAGCTGTGCGCGCTGTGGCAGCGCGGCAACTGCAACCGCGACACCTGCAGCTTCGCCCACGGCCACGGCGacatccgccgcccgccgtcctccCGCGGCGCCTTCACGCACCACCCGG AAG GGAGAAGAGATTATAGAGCCGGTGATTTCAGAGGCAGGATTGATAGGAGGTTTTCACCTCGGAGGAGGCATTCCCCTGGAAGAGAGTCCAGGGGTCATCGTCCCCTTTATGATAGAAGGCCATCTTCTCGAGAAAGAG ATTCTAGCTATTCACGATCTCCTAGCAGGAAGAG TGAGAGGAGGCATGAAAAGAAGACTGACGATGGAGAAACCAACTCATCTAGGAGTTTAAGTCTCTCTGATAACAAcgatgaaaagaaaaaggacaaaTTCTCAAGTGGTGATGAGAAAGAAGACCACGAAAAGCAG CTGAAACAAATACGGCTGGATATGGAGGCTTTGCGTGACGATAAAACTCAGATGGAG GTCATTTTGGATGAGAAGATAGATGAAGTGCGCAAGATCTCTAGCAAAGTTAATGATCTTGAGGTGCAGCTTAGAAGGGAGAAAGATGAATGCCATAG GATGACCTCAAAGATGAAGAAGTTTATTAAAGCTCATGCTCGGTTTTTGAAGGCACAAGAAGAAGTGAAAAG GTCACAAGCTCGTTTCGAGAGGCTTGGTGATTTGCTTGCTTCAGATATTTTGAAGCGTGGTGCTAATGAAGAGGGGTCCAGTGTCAATGAAGACCTAAACGAAAGGAGTCCTAATACTGCAGCAACTAAAAAGAGATCAATCCCATACTCAACAAGTGAAGAAGCGAAAGCTG tgaagaagagaagagagcgaGACTCTGATACAATGACTAGGTCAGATAAATATAGGTCAGATGTTACAGATTTTGATAAAACAAGTAAGGGGACTGAGGCAACCAAGTCTTTATATTTGAAGAAGAAATTATGGGAAGATGAAAAAAGTAAGCTAGGAGCCAACATTTTCACAGAAAAG GTCAAAGGTTCTCCCGTCAGACATGTTTTGCCCTCCACTGGCATGGCTGCTCATGCTATTGATGATCTCAACGAAGCTATTGAACTGGAGGACAGACATGAATCCATAGACGCATTACTAGAAAATGATGCTGATGACAAAACTAGATCACCTGCTATTCCCCTGCAGCCACCACCAGTGGTACAGAATGCTTATGAGCAG TATGAGGGTGATGACGAGGAAGTCGATGTGGAATAA